CCGATCAAACGAAGACCTTAAACGAGGGGGCCTTAGTGCCGTGGAACCCAATCTCTTCTAAGTACTACCCCAGCCTGTTGGCCCAGTACTGCGCGGCCGCCGGGATTGACATGGACACCCCCTTTGAAGACTTCGATGACCAAACCAAGCACCAGCTTTTGTACGGTGATGACTTAACCTTCCACTTCCACTACCAAAATGACTTTGGCGGCATTCGTGACGTCGACGTGACCTTTGAGGGGGTGGTCAATAACGTTTCCCGCCGCTACAAGGAAACGAACTCCGACTTCACCCGCGAGCAGATGCGTAAGTACATGGCCGAGTTGCCGTGCCCAGCCTGCCACGGTTACCGGCTCAACGAACAGGCCTTGGCAGTGAAGGTGGCGGGCCAAAACATTGGTCAGGTTTCGGAACTGCCGATTTCTGAAGAAATTGACTTTTTCCAGCGGGTTCACTTGTCTGAACAAGACCAAGAGATTGCCCGGCCAATTCTAAAGGAAATTCTCGACCGGCTGACCTTTATGCAAAACGTGGGGGTTGAGTACTTGACCCTCTCCCGGTCGGCACGGACCCTCTCCGGGGGGGAGGCCCAGCGAATTCGGTTGGCGACCCAGATCGGTTCCAACTTGTCCGGGGTCATGTACGTGTTAGATGAACCATCGATTGGGCTCCACCAGCGCGATAATGACCGCTTGATTAACTCACTGAAGAAGATGCGTGACCTGGGGAACACCCTGATTGTCGTGGAACACGATGAGGATACGATGCGGGCGGCCGATTACATCATCGACATTGGTCCGGGGGCCGGCGAAGACGGTGGTCAGGTGATGGCGGCTGGGACCCCGAAACAGATTATGCGCTCACGCAAGTCTTTGACCGGTAAGTACCTGTCGGGACGGGAGATGATTCCGGTACCCAGCGAGCGTCGGTCCGGCAATGGCCACGTCTTGACCCTCGTGGGGGCCAAGGAAAACAACCTCAAAGACATCACCGTTAAGTTCCCGCTGGGGAAGTTTATCTGCGTCACCGGGGTGTCTGGCTCCGGTAAGTCGACCCTGGTTAACCAGATCCTCAAGCGGATCCTGGCCCAGCAACTAAACCGGGCCAGCGACAAGCCAGGGCGATACAAGGAGATCCGCGGCTTGGAAAACGTGGAAAAGGTGATCGACATCGACCAGTCACCAATTGGGCGGACGCCGCGCTCGAACCCGGCCACCTACACGGGGGTCTTTGACGACATCCGGGGCCTGTTCGCCCAAACTAATGAGGCCAAGTTACGGGGCTACGGAAAGGGCCGCTTCTCCTTTAACGTCAAGGGGGGACGGTGTGAAGCCTGCCACGGGGACGGAATTATCAAGATTGAGATGAACTTCTTGCCCGACGTCTACGTTCCCTGCGAGGTTTGCCACGGCACCCGTTACAACTCGGAAACCTTGGAGGTTGAATACAAGGGCAAAAATATCGCTCAGATCTTAGACATGACCGTTGAAGAGGCCCTCCACTTTTTCAGTGCGATTCCCAAGATTCGGCGTAAGCTTCAAACGATTCAAGACGTTGGCCTAGGCTACGTTCACCTCGGCCAGCCAGCCACCACCCTGTCCGGGGGGGAAGCCCAACGGATGAAACTGGCTAGTGAGTTGCACCGTCAATCTAACGGGCGTTCCTTTTACATCCTCGACGAACCAACGACCGGGCTCCACATGGCCGACATCAAGTGCCTGCTAGCAGTGCTACAGCGCCTAGTTGACGCTGGGAACACCGTTTTGGTAATCGAACACGACTTAGACGTGGTCAAGTCGGCCGACTGGTTGATTGACCTCGGTCCCGAGGGGGGTCAAGCCGGTGGAGAAATTGTCGCTACCGGAACCCCGGAAGAAGTGGCCCAGGTCCCAGCTTCTTACACGGGTCACTACCTCAAGGAGATGTTGGACCGGGATGCCAAGTGGGCGGCGGAACGGGCCGCTAAAAAGAAGAAGTAAGGACCTTTCTTGACAAAAAGGGGCGCGCCCTCCTATCCTTGATTTAACGATCACGTTCGGATAAATCACCTAATGGAAAGGATTTTAGAATGCAAGAAATGAAACTGGCCAAACTCCAGAGTCTACCAAGCAAGTACTACATGCTAGACCTTGAGTTTGCCACCCATAAAAAGACCCGGGAGCACCTCCCCTTAGAAATTGGGGTGGTCAAGTACCAAAACGGGCGCAAGGTCGGTAAGCAATTCCACCGCTTTGTTTACTGGGCCGACGCCGAGGCCGACGATATTTTGCGTGGAATGGATTACGCCAACGTCACCTACAAGACCTACAAGAAGCAGGGACAGTGGGATAAGATCGTTGCCGACCTCTTAAACTTTATCGACTTTAGCCTACCGATTGGGGGGTGGAACGTCCACGGCGATCTCCAGGTGTTGTTAGAGGCAATTAAAAACCACGGTGGCCCGCTCGTTGATGAGAAGGCGGTCTGCTGCTTTGAAGTTGACGAGTTGGTCAGCTGGTTAGGGGAACTACCCAATAAACCGAGCCTGCGTGGGGTAGGGCGTTTGCTGGGCTTTGACGTCTCAAATATGCACCATGCCCTTTCAGATGTCTTGTTAACCGCGCAGGTTTACGACTACTTAGTCGCCCTGCCGGAAATTGCTAGTTGGAAAAAAGCCCCGACCAATACCAAGTCTACCAAGGAGGCTGGGCGGACCAAGGCGACCAAGAAGGGAAACCGCCAAGTGACCAAGTCCGCCAATGCAACGACCAACACCAATTCCTCTAAGCAGGTGCCGATGGTAATTGACCAACCGGCTGACCGTCACTTGGTTGACCTAAGTGAGCACCCCGTTTCCTTAAAGAAACTGGCCCAAGATGACGGTAGCGTACCGGTGGCGGTGGTCTTTAACCCCAAGCAGGCCCGGATCACCAACGATCAGTCCGTGATTGACCAATTGGCTAATCACTACCAGCATCAATTTAAGCGGGTTTCACCAAAGGAAGCCCGGCTCGGCTTGCTTTTGGACACCAATAGTACGGTGCCACGGGCGGCCAGCAAGAAGAGTGCGCAATTCCGTTACCTAGAAGAGCACCAGGTACCGATTCTGTCGGTCGCTAACCTGGCCAAGGAATTAAATATCAAAACCGAAAAGGGAACCCCCGAAAGTAACTAGGCGTAACAAGAAGGTGGGAACTCACCAACCACGTAGCCCCAAGTGAAGGGCCACGGTTGGTTGGCGCACTTTCTGTCTAACGTTCGTGAATACAGTCGGAGGCCGGGAGAAACGATGCTTCCGGCCTCCTTTTTTGATACGCCGGGTAGCGTTGCTAGGCATGACACGCCCGGTGTGTTACAATAGACGGGTGTTTGAAAAGACGGGAGGGTTTGATAATGGCGGAACAATTAGAAGTGGTCATCATCACGGGAATGAGCGGGGCCGGAAAGACGGTGGCCGTCCAATCCTTTGAAGACTTGGGCTACTTTGTCATTGACAACATGATTCCTAGCGTGGCCACCAAGTTCGTTGACGCGGTTAAGCAGTCCGGTGAAATTACCCGGATGGCAATGGTGATGGACTCCCGGTCACGGGGATTTTACGATCAGGTGGTGCCGTGCGTAGCGCAACTACGGGGGCGTTCTGATCTTACGCTACGGCTCTTATTTTTGGAGGCTACGGACGAGGAGCTAGTTTCGCGTTATAAAGAATCGCGCCGGGCCCACCCCTTGAGTCACCAAGATGGTGTTTTACCAGGCATCATGCGGGAGCGCCAGCTGTTAAATGACCTGAAGTCGCAAGCGGATCTGGTAGTTGATACGACCACCCTGACGCCCCGCCAGCTTAAGCAACGAATTACGGAACGTTTTTCACCGGACGAGGCCCACTCGTTTTACGTTAACGTGATGTCCTTTGGCTTTAAGTACGGGCTTCCCCTGGACGCTGACTTGGTGATTGACGTCCGGTTTTTACCTAACCCGTATTACATTCCAGACCTAAAGCACCAGACGGGGAACGATCCGGCGGTCCAAGCTTACGTAATGGATAATCCGCTGGCCCAAAACTTCTACCAACACTTGTATTCGCTAATTGAAGTCGCCTTGCCGGGATACATCAAGGAGGGCAAGAGTAGTTTGATAATTGCCATTGGATGTACGGGGGGCCAACACCGGTCAGTAACGATTGCTAACCGGCTGGCCGCTGACCTGAAGAATAACCAATACCCAGTTCACGTCCATCACCGTGACGTGGACAAGGCCAACTAACAGAAAGAAGGAGTCGTTTTGATGCATCATCTCCCGAAGGTTGTGGTGATTGGTGGCGGGACCGGCCTGCCAATCATTTTACGCGGCCTAAGAGACCATAATGTTGATATTACTGCCATTGTGACCGTTGCTGACGACGGGGGCTCATCGGGGATCCTGCGTGATTACGTGAACGTGGTTCCCCCTGGCGACATTCGCAATGCCTTGGTGGCCTTGGCGGAAATGCCCCGGATTGAAAAGGATATTTTCCAGTACCGCTTCCGGAGTACCGACCAATTTTTGGCGGGGCACGCGATCGGCAATTTAATCATCTCGGCCTTGGCAGAAATGCGGGGCGGGATTTTTGAGGCCGTCCAAGAACTAGGGATGATGATGAAAATCCATGGTCACATCTACCCGGTTGCCAACGAACCGCTGACTTTAAACGCGGCCTTTGCCGATGGCCGGGTCATTCGGGGCGAGTCGGAGATTACGGCCGCCCACGGGCAAATCGACCACGTTTGGGTTAGTGACGGGGAACACCACCAGCCAGAAGCGGTGCCGGAGGTAATCGAGGCCATTATGGACGCCGATCAAATCGTCTTGGGGCCGGGGAGTTTGTTCACCTCGATCCTACCGAACCTGATGATCGAAAACGTTGGGAGGGCGGTTTGTGAAACCAAGGCAGAGGTGGTCTACATTTGCAACATCATGACCCAAAAGGGGGAGACCGATCACTTCACCGATGCCGACCACGTCCGGGTTTTAAATAAGCACCTGGGAAAGAACTTTGTCGATACCGTCTTGGTCAACATTCAGCCGGTGCCAAACGACTACATTGACTTTAAGGAGTGGAATGAGATTTCACAGCCGGTTACCCATGATTTCCGTACCCTGCGGGAAATGGGGTGCCGGGTGATTTCTAGTAACTTTTTGCGCTTGCGCGATAACGGGGCCTTCCATGATCGCGACAAGGTCGTCGAAGAGCTGATCAACCGGCTCCATGACGTTCATTACTAAACTGAAGGGGAGATTCCATGTCTTACGCTAGCGAAGTGAAGAAAGAACTCACCGGGATCACGGTACACGAAAAAAACGCCCGGGCCGAATTGATGGCCCTGATCCGGATGAACGGCTCCATTGGGCTGGCTAACCATGCCATGATTTTAAACGTCCAGACCGAAAGCCCGGCCATCGCCCGGCGGATCTATTCACTGATTAAGCAACTTTACAAGGTAGAAAGTGATATTCTGGTCCGCAAGAAAATGAAACTCAAAAAGAATAACACCTACGTGGTTCGCTTACGCCACCACGTCCAGGAAATCTTGGGGGACCTGGCCATTTTGGACGGTTTTCAAATCAAGGAACGGGTTCCCTTGGACTTGTTGACCGACGACTTGATGATCAGGTCATACTTGCGGGGGGCCTTCTTGGCGGGCGGTTCCGTTAATAACCCGGAGACGTCGCGCTACCACCTCGAGATCTATTCTTTGTATGAAGAGCACAACGAGATGATCGCTGAAATGATCAACCGCTATGACCTAAACGCCCGCACCACCAACCGGCGCAGTGGCTACATTGTCTACTTAAAGGAAGCCGAAAAGATCGCGAACTTCTTACAGTTGATCGGGGCAACCACTTCAATGCTCGAATTTGAAAACATCCGGATTGTCCGCGACATGCGTAATTCGGTCAACCGGCTGGTTAATTGTGAGAACGCCAATATGGATAAGGTGGCCAATGCCGCCAATCGCCAGGTGGAAAATATTATGCTGATTGAGGCGACGGTGGGGCTAAGTAGCCTCCCTGAAAAGCTACGTGCCATCGCCGAAACTAGGTTGGCTCACCAGGAAGTAAGTCTAAAGGAACTGGGGACGTTGGTACCCGGGGGCCCAATTTCAAAGTCGGGGGTCAATCACCGGCTCCGCAAGCTAAATGCCTACGCCGACGAATTGCGGCAGGGCAAGGCAATCTAAATAATAAACAAGAGGCTGCGAGGAATTTCTCGCAGCCTCTTGTTGTCTTTAAAACTAATGTTCCTGCTCTAGCTTGGTCAAACGGCCCGTATCGGAGGTTGGGCCGCACGCTTCTTTTGATTACCACCGTTCTTTTTGGTAGGCTATTTGCCAAAAGTGGCTTTCGTAAACGGCGCTGCGCTTAAAGGCCGTCGCCATTTGGGTTTGCACGTCCGGGGAGCTAGCGGCTGCGGTTTGGTTAACTAGGTCGAGCATTTGGTTAGTTGACGTGGTGAAGTCGTCGCTAGCATAGGCGTTAAAGAAGGCTTGGTAGAGTGGCTTGGGACTAGTTAACTTGGCCAGGTGGGCGTCAATTTGGGCGTAAAGCCAGTAGCAAGGCAGCAAGCCGGCCACGGCGGCCTGGGGGTTAACCTCATTGAGCTGGTAATACATGTGGCTAATGTAGGCGTAGGCGGTTGGGGCCGACCGGTGTGGTGGCAAAGTCAGTAGCGGTGATCCCTAGCTCCGCGTGCATCTTGTCGCGGATGGTGTCTTCACCACTCCCTTCGTTTAGGGCTAACAAGACCTGAGCTTGATCGGCCGGTAGGTGTTCAGCGATGGCCTCGTGGAGGGCGGCAAAGGCGGTGAGGTAGTGGTGATCTTGGATGAGGTAGTAGCGAAAGGTGTCTTCGGGCAGGGTCCCGTCGTGCAAGGCGGTGATAAAGGGGTGGTCAAAGCTAGCTTGCCAGGTCGGTAAAACGGCTTGGCGCCACTGGTCGGTGTAGTTCATGGTGAGCTCCTCTCAATTTAAATTTAGCCCCAGAATAAAAGAGGGGCACCCCGCTGTCAATCAAAAAAGGCACCAAGCAGAAATAAATTCTGCCTAGTGCCTAGATGCGGGGGTTACTTCAGATTGTTTGAATCCATAACCCCATCCAACAGGCCGTAATCCACGGCTTCTTGGGCGGTTAAGTAGTGATCCCGTTCAGTATCTTGTTCAACTTGCTCGAAGCTTTGCCCGGAGTTCTTAGCAAGAATTTCGTTGATCATCTTGCGGGTCTTCAGGATTTCTTCGGCGGCAATTTGGATTTCGGTTTGTTGACCTTGGGCACCACCGGATGGTTGGTGAATCATCACGGTTGAGTGTGGAAGACCGAACCGCTTCCCCTTGGTCCCGGAGGAAACCAGGACGGATGCCATTGAAGCAGCCATTCCGATCACGATCGTTTGAACGTCAGACTTGATGAAGTTCATCGTGTCGTAGATTGCCATCCCAGAGGTAACCACCCCACCAGGGGAGTTGATGTATAAGTAGATGTCCTTGGTGGAATCTTGGGCGTCCAAGAAGAGCAGTTGGGCAACAATTGAGTTTGCCATGTTGTCTTCAATCGGACCAGATAACATGATGATCCGGTCCTTTAAAAGACGGGAGTAAATGTCATAAGCGCGTTCGCCACGGGACGATTGCTCAATGACGGTTGGTACTAAGTTCATTCAGTTGGCCTCCTTAATTAGCACTAGTTAGTACTGTTTGCTAACTTATGGGGATAGTCTACTCTATAGGTCAAAAAAGGTCAAATCATTTACCCACTCGTTGGCAAAAGTTTTTCACCCCATTGGCATGGACCAGGCCCAATTGGGGGCGTTTTCGCAATCTGTCACACCGTTAACATATTGAGAGAATTATTTTTAAATTAACGTGAACGGCAAGAAGTAACGAGGTGGGGCCATCCTCGATTAGTTGACACTTGGTGTGAAAAAAGTCCGCGAGTAAAGTACTCTCACGGACTCATGCTAGCTTTTTAAATGTTAGGTAGAAAAAAGGTGGAGATGATCAGCATCTTAACCAGATTTCGGCCATAGAAGGCGGTGCTCCCCCCGGGACAGTCGGCGAGCCAGATAATTAGTGATTAGTCATCCAGGTCTTGGCATAAAAGATCTAATTCAGCGCTGGCGCTTTCGGCAGCCAATTGACTCATTTCTGCTTTGTCATCGCCGTTTTTGTAAACGTCTAAGGCTGCTAACATCCGTTCGTGTTTCGTCATGGTCTAGGTCCTCCATAATTATTTAATTGGTTTATGTTTTAAATTGGTTAATGACGAGGGAATGCCCGTCGTTAATTGACAATACCTATCATATCCCTCAATGGTCTAGTTGGCAAGTCCTTTTAATGACCAAATTTAAACAACCGGTTGATATAAATTGGTCTAGATGCTCGCTTTAGGGGAGGAAAATTAATTTAAAAAAGGGGCTTGTCAAAAAGGCGCTGAATGTGTATTATTATATACGTTGCTTGATAACAAAGCAGCGAGGCAAAGAAATGCGCCAAAAGGTAGCGCGCCCTTAGTGTAATGGATCGCACGCGAGATTCCGGTTCTCGAGATCGGGGTTCGACTCCCCGGGGGCGCATTAAAAACGAATATTATGCCCCAGTGGCGGAACTGGCAGACGCGCAACGTTCAGGTCGTTGTATGGGTAACCATGTACAGGTTCGAATCCTGTTTGGGGCACTAAGTTTTATTGTCGTCATTTTCAGGGATGGTTAAATCCTTGGGATGACGGCATTTTTTATTCTTACTGAAAATCAGTCAACATAGTTTTAAATCGAAACTGTGGTAAAACTGAGGTAAAAATTTTTGGCATGGGACCATGTGGGGAGTTATCGAATTAGATAGCTCTTTTTTGTTTGGTCAACTTTGCCGATGTGAAGGTGACTAGTGGGCTTAAGGGGACGGCTTTTTTTCAAGGAAATAAAAAATCCCCGCCGCCCAAATGGGGGAGGGGATCATAATTGAAATTACTTTTCGTCAGCAGGTGCTTCCTTAGCCCACTTACGGATAGCTTCAATCTTCTTTTCTTTTAAAGCCCGCTTGTACTTCGGAGCAATTGGACGCCGGCCTTGAACGCCGTGTGGATGTGCTTTGCGCATGGTTCATGCCTCCTTTATCTCTCTCGTAAATATTTCAACATTCCGATTATAACGAAAGTCACCTTAAATAGCAACCGTCAATCGCCAACGGAAAATCTAGGCGGCATGATTGGACAAGCACAAGTGAAATGGGTACAATGTTGTTTATATTGGTGGTACCCAATTTAGGTGAACTTTGTTAAAAAATGCACGACGATGGCTGTATTTTTTGGCTAATGGTGATACACTTAATGGGTACATGAATTATTTTCCTAAAGGAGGAAATTACAGTATGACTGTAAAGATTGGTATTAATGGTTTTGGCCGGATTGGTCGTTTGGCTTTCCGTCGGATTCACGAACTCAACTCTGACGAAATCGAAGTTGTTGCAATCAACGACTTGACGACGCCGTCCATGCTGGCTTACTTACTGAAGTACGACTCTACGCACGGCAAGTTCCCTGGTGAAGTTTCTGCTTACGAAGAAGGGATCATTGTTGACGGTAAGAAGTACCCAGTTTACGCAGAACGCGACGCTAAGAACATTCCGTGGGTTGCAAACGACGGGGTTGACTTTGTCCTTGAATGTACTGGTTTCTACACTTCTGCTGAAAAGTCCCAAGCACACCTGGATGCTGGTGCTAAGCGGGTTCTGATCTCCGCTCCTGCTGGTAACATTCCTACTGTTGTTCCTGGGGTTAACCTGGACACGCTGAAGGCTGACGACAAGATCGTTTCTGCAGGTTCCTGCACCACTTCTTGCCTGGCCCCAATGGCTTACTTCCTGAACAAGGAATTCGGTCTCAAGGCTGGTACGATGACGACCATCCACGCCTTCACTTCCACGCAAGCTATCCTCGATGGTCCTCGTGGTAAGAAGATGCGTAACAACCGTACTGCAAGCACGAACACCATTCCGCACTCTTCTGGTGCTGCCAAGGCCATTGGTCTGGTTATCCCAGAACTGAACGGTAAGCTTTCTGGTCACGCTCAACGTGTTGGTGTTGTTGACGGTTCCCTGACGGAACTTGTTTCCATCATGGACAAGCACGTTACGGTTGACGAAATCAACGCCGCTATGAAGAAGGCTACGGAAGGTAACGACGCCTTTGGTTACACTGAAGACCCAATCGTTTCCTCCGACATCATTGGCTCCACTTACGGTTCTGTCTTTGACCCATCTCAAACCGAAATCATGGAAGCCGACGATGGTTCCCAATTAGTTAAGACGGTTGCTTGGTACGACAACGAATACGGTTTCACCAGCAACATGATCCGCACCCTGATCCACTTTGCAAGCCTTTAATTGCAAGCTGAATTAAGGTGATCAAAAAGGCGGGAGGAGGCGACTCCCCCGTCTTTTCTTTTAAATAAGGAGGAAGATTTCATGGCTAAATTAACGGTTGAAGATTTAGACTTGGCCGGCAAGAAGGTCTTAATGCGCGTTGACTTCAACGTGCCGATTAAGGATGGTGTTGTTGGCGACGACAACCGGATTGTGGCTGCTTTGCCAACCATCAAGTACGTATTGGACCACCAGGGGAAGGCAATTCTCTTCTCCCACCTGGGCCGGATCAAGAAGGAAGACGACAAGCCGGGTCTGTCCATGCGTCCGGTGGCAGAACGCCTTTCTAACCTGCTGAACATGCCGGTAACCTTTGTACCGGTTACGGAAGGTCCGCAATTAGAAGACGCCATCGCCAAGATGGAAGACGGCCAAGTACTGGTGGTTCAAAATACCCGTTACGAAGACGTTAAGGACGGCGAATACGTTAAGCGCGAATCTGGTAACGATCCAGAATTGGGTAAGTACTGGGCATCCTTGGGTGACCTCTTCATCAACGATGCCTTCGGGACTGCTCACCGTAAGCACGCCTCCAACGTGGGGATTGCTTCCAACATGCCAGGCAAGGCAGCGGCGGGCTTCCTGATGGAAAAGGAAATCAAGTTTTTAGGTGACGCCGTTACCAACCCAGTACGCCCATTTGTTGCCATCTTGGGTGGTGCCAAGGTTTCCGACAAGATCGGGGTTATCAACAACCTGCTCGACAAGGCTGATAAGGTCATTGTCGGTGGGGGGATGACTTACACCTTCTACGCTGCCAAGGGCATCAAGATCGGGAACTCCCTGGTTGAAGAAGACAAGATTGACGTTGCTAAGGAAATCTTGGAAAAGGCTGGCGACAAGTTAGTCTTACCAGTGGATAACGTAGTTGCCGACAAGTTTGCCAACGACGCTAACACCAAGGTGGTTGAAGGCGACATCGATGACGGCTGGATGGCCTTAGACATTGGTCCAAAGTCAATCGAAGAATTTAAGAAGGTGCTGGCAGACGCTAAGACCGTTGTTTGGAACGGCCCAATGGGTGTCTTTGAAATGAGTAACTTTGCCAAGGGAACCTTGGAAGTTGGTCAATTCTTGGGGACGCTTGAAGGCGCAACGACGATCGTTGGTGGGGGTGACTCCACGGCGGCCGCTAAGCAACTGGGCATTTCTGACAAGTTAACTCACATCTCCACTGGTGGGGGAGCTTCATTGGCCTACCTGGAAGGGGACGTTCTTCCGGGGATTGCTGCCATTTCTGATAAGTAAACTTGAAAGGGGTTGGAAAGAAAAAGTTTCCCACCCCTTTTTCGTTTTTTTGTGGAATACAGAGTAGGTTGAATTCCATGTTCTTTTTTACGTGGGGGTGATTGAATGCGAAAACCATTGATTGTCGGCAATTGGAAGATGTATAAGACAATTACGGAAGCGGTCGATTACGTTGACCAAATCAAAGACGCCCTGCCGGATCCGGAACAAGAAGAAGTGGAGTTGGCGGTGCCAACCCTCTTTTTGGAGTCGCTCGTCGAACACACCCGGGGGACCAATTTAAAGATTGTAGCCGAAAACTGCTTTTACCAAGACGAAGGGGCCTTTACTGGTGAGACCAGCCCCTTGGCCCTGCGTGAATTAGGAATTAAGCACGTCATCATCGGCCATTCAGAGCGGCGCCGCTTGTTTTATGAAGACGACGCCACGATTAACAAAAAGGTCCATGCTGCCTTGAGCGCCGGAATTTGCCCGATTTTGTGCGTCGATGAAACGATGAAACGCAAGCAGGAGCACGATCGGATTGTCTGGGTGGTCAGCCAAGTCATTTCCGGCCTCCAAGGGGTCAAAGAAAGCGAGCTTTCGCGGGTGACGATCGCCTATGAACCAAGCTGGGCAATTGGTAGTGGTAACGAGGCGGCCACCCCGCAAGAAGCCAATGAGGGGTGTTACCTGATTCGCCAAACGATTGCCCACCTCTACAACGATGAAGTTGCCAACCAAGTACGGATCCTATACGGGGGTAGCGTTAATTTGTCTAACATCAAGACCTTAATGCAAAAAGACGATATTGACGGGGTTTTGATTGGACGGGCTAGTTTGGACGCCACCACTTTTTTAGAGATGGTTAACTACCAACGCTTTGGTCACTGATGGACTGTTTAAATTTCCCAGGAAATTAGCGATCTGACTTGTTTTAAACTGATCAAAATAATAGAATGGAAGGCGGAATTGCTTTCCAAATAAAATCAAGAGGAGAGAGTCATCTAATGTCACTTATTACAGATATTTACGCCCGTGAAGTCCTTGATTCACGTGGGAACCCAACCGTTGAAGCAGAAGTCTACACCGAAGCTGGTGGTGTTGGGCGGGGGATCGTCCCGTCCGGTGCTTCAACTGGTGAACACGAAGCCGTTGAACTTCGTGACGGTGACAAGGACCGCTTCGGTGGCAAGGGTGTTTTAAAGGCCGTTGCCAACGTTAACAACGTTATTGCTAAGGAAATCGTCGGGATGGAAGTTACGGACCAAATCGCGATTGACAAGGCAATGATTGCCCTCGACGGGACGCCAAACAAGGGTAAGTTAGGGGCTAACGCCATTCTGGCCGTTTCCTTGGCAACCGCACGGGCTGCTGCAGATGAACTGCAAGTTCCTCTTTACAACTACTTGGGCGGCTTTAACGCACACGTAATGCCAACGCCAATGATGAACGTCATCAATGGTGGGGCCCACTCTGACAACAAGGTGGACTTCCAAGAATTCAT
The nucleotide sequence above comes from Limosilactobacillus fermentum. Encoded proteins:
- the uvrA gene encoding excinuclease ABC subunit UvrA, coding for MANEKIVIRGARAHNLKNIDVTIPKNKLVVITGLSGSGKSSLAFDTLYAEGQRRYVESLSAYARQFLGQMDKPDVDSIEGLSPAISIDQKTTSHNPRSTVGTVTEINDFLRLLWARVGTPLCPTHGVPIASQSPEQMVNQILELPERTRLQVLAPVVHEKRGTQKAVLAKIKKDGFVRVQVDGETYDVDEVPELEKNKKHSIDVVVDRIIVKDGVRSRLFDSFEAALRLADGVAVADIIGGEKIPFSEHYACPYGDFSMPELEPRLFSFNAPLGACPVCEGLGSKLEVDVDLVVPDQTKTLNEGALVPWNPISSKYYPSLLAQYCAAAGIDMDTPFEDFDDQTKHQLLYGDDLTFHFHYQNDFGGIRDVDVTFEGVVNNVSRRYKETNSDFTREQMRKYMAELPCPACHGYRLNEQALAVKVAGQNIGQVSELPISEEIDFFQRVHLSEQDQEIARPILKEILDRLTFMQNVGVEYLTLSRSARTLSGGEAQRIRLATQIGSNLSGVMYVLDEPSIGLHQRDNDRLINSLKKMRDLGNTLIVVEHDEDTMRAADYIIDIGPGAGEDGGQVMAAGTPKQIMRSRKSLTGKYLSGREMIPVPSERRSGNGHVLTLVGAKENNLKDITVKFPLGKFICVTGVSGSGKSTLVNQILKRILAQQLNRASDKPGRYKEIRGLENVEKVIDIDQSPIGRTPRSNPATYTGVFDDIRGLFAQTNEAKLRGYGKGRFSFNVKGGRCEACHGDGIIKIEMNFLPDVYVPCEVCHGTRYNSETLEVEYKGKNIAQILDMTVEEALHFFSAIPKIRRKLQTIQDVGLGYVHLGQPATTLSGGEAQRMKLASELHRQSNGRSFYILDEPTTGLHMADIKCLLAVLQRLVDAGNTVLVIEHDLDVVKSADWLIDLGPEGGQAGGEIVATGTPEEVAQVPASYTGHYLKEMLDRDAKWAAERAAKKKK
- a CDS encoding gluconeogenesis factor YvcK family protein, producing MHHLPKVVVIGGGTGLPIILRGLRDHNVDITAIVTVADDGGSSGILRDYVNVVPPGDIRNALVALAEMPRIEKDIFQYRFRSTDQFLAGHAIGNLIISALAEMRGGIFEAVQELGMMMKIHGHIYPVANEPLTLNAAFADGRVIRGESEITAAHGQIDHVWVSDGEHHQPEAVPEVIEAIMDADQIVLGPGSLFTSILPNLMIENVGRAVCETKAEVVYICNIMTQKGETDHFTDADHVRVLNKHLGKNFVDTVLVNIQPVPNDYIDFKEWNEISQPVTHDFRTLREMGCRVISSNFLRLRDNGAFHDRDKVVEELINRLHDVHY
- the clpP gene encoding ATP-dependent Clp endopeptidase proteolytic subunit ClpP — its product is MNLVPTVIEQSSRGERAYDIYSRLLKDRIIMLSGPIEDNMANSIVAQLLFLDAQDSTKDIYLYINSPGGVVTSGMAIYDTMNFIKSDVQTIVIGMAASMASVLVSSGTKGKRFGLPHSTVMIHQPSGGAQGQQTEIQIAAEEILKTRKMINEILAKNSGQSFEQVEQDTERDHYLTAQEAVDYGLLDGVMDSNNLK
- the whiA gene encoding DNA-binding protein WhiA: MSYASEVKKELTGITVHEKNARAELMALIRMNGSIGLANHAMILNVQTESPAIARRIYSLIKQLYKVESDILVRKKMKLKKNNTYVVRLRHHVQEILGDLAILDGFQIKERVPLDLLTDDLMIRSYLRGAFLAGGSVNNPETSRYHLEIYSLYEEHNEMIAEMINRYDLNARTTNRRSGYIVYLKEAEKIANFLQLIGATTSMLEFENIRIVRDMRNSVNRLVNCENANMDKVANAANRQVENIMLIEATVGLSSLPEKLRAIAETRLAHQEVSLKELGTLVPGGPISKSGVNHRLRKLNAYADELRQGKAI
- the rapZ gene encoding RNase adapter RapZ; protein product: MAEQLEVVIITGMSGAGKTVAVQSFEDLGYFVIDNMIPSVATKFVDAVKQSGEITRMAMVMDSRSRGFYDQVVPCVAQLRGRSDLTLRLLFLEATDEELVSRYKESRRAHPLSHQDGVLPGIMRERQLLNDLKSQADLVVDTTTLTPRQLKQRITERFSPDEAHSFYVNVMSFGFKYGLPLDADLVIDVRFLPNPYYIPDLKHQTGNDPAVQAYVMDNPLAQNFYQHLYSLIEVALPGYIKEGKSSLIIAIGCTGGQHRSVTIANRLAADLKNNQYPVHVHHRDVDKAN
- the gap gene encoding type I glyceraldehyde-3-phosphate dehydrogenase, with the translated sequence MTVKIGINGFGRIGRLAFRRIHELNSDEIEVVAINDLTTPSMLAYLLKYDSTHGKFPGEVSAYEEGIIVDGKKYPVYAERDAKNIPWVANDGVDFVLECTGFYTSAEKSQAHLDAGAKRVLISAPAGNIPTVVPGVNLDTLKADDKIVSAGSCTTSCLAPMAYFLNKEFGLKAGTMTTIHAFTSTQAILDGPRGKKMRNNRTASTNTIPHSSGAAKAIGLVIPELNGKLSGHAQRVGVVDGSLTELVSIMDKHVTVDEINAAMKKATEGNDAFGYTEDPIVSSDIIGSTYGSVFDPSQTEIMEADDGSQLVKTVAWYDNEYGFTSNMIRTLIHFASL
- a CDS encoding thiaminase encodes the protein MNYTDQWRQAVLPTWQASFDHPFITALHDGTLPEDTFRYYLIQDHHYLTAFAALHEAIAEHLPADQAQVLLALNEGSGEDTIRDKMHAELGITATDFATTPVGPNRLRLH